Proteins from one Pleuronectes platessa chromosome 16, fPlePla1.1, whole genome shotgun sequence genomic window:
- the cdipt gene encoding CDP-diacylglycerol--inositol 3-phosphatidyltransferase — protein sequence MTQDNIFLFVPNLIGYARVVLALLSFYLMPISPWPAVSCYLLSALLDAFDGHAARALNQSTKFGAMLDMLTDRCATMCLLVNLSLLYPSYTFLFQVSMCLDIASHWLHLHSSTIQGSASHKSIDLSGNALLRLYYTSKPVLFVMCLGNELFFCLLYILHHISEPAAWVYWLQGLCGTICLLKSGISLVHLVTASQNMAALDAAEREQSRKQQ from the exons ATGACGCAGGACAATATTTTCCTCTTCGTCCCCAATTTAATCG GTTATGCCCGTGTGGTGCTGGCTCTCCTGTCCTTCTACCTGATGCCCATCAGTCCGTGGCCGGCGGTCTCCTGTTACCTGCTCAGTGCTCTGCTCGATGCTTTCGATGGCCACGCTGCTCGGGCTCTAAATCAGT ccACAAAGTTTGGAGCCATGTTGGACATGTTGACGGACCGCTGTGCCACCATGTGTCTTCTGGTCAACCTGTCCCTGCTCTACCCGTCCTACACCTTCCTGTTCCAGGTCAGCATGTGTCTGGACATCGCCAGCCACTGGCTGCACCTGCACAG ctcgACGATACAAGGATCCGCCAGCCACAAGAGCATCGACCTCTCGGGGAACGCCCTCCTGCGGCTCTACTACACCTCCAAG CCCGTGCTGTTCGTGATGTGCCTCGGGAACGAGCTCTTCTTCTGCCTGCTCTACATTCTTCATCACATCTCAGAACCTGCTG CGTGGGTCTACTGGCTTCAGGGACTGTGTGGGACCATCTGCCTGCTGAAGTCCGGCATCAGCCTCGTGCACCTGGTCACCGCCTCACAGAACATGGCCGCCCTGGACGCCGCGGAGcgagagcagagcaggaagcagcagTGA